Proteins encoded within one genomic window of Synechococcus sp. PCC 7335:
- a CDS encoding AAC(3)-I family aminoglycoside N-acetyltransferase — translation MSLSTPCRIQQLTSSDLSTMDALLALFGKVFAEAAYVDKHPSADYMRRLLESDYFIALVAFKNKKVVGGIAAYELRKYEQERSEIYLYDLAVAAAHRREGIATALIEELRKIAVIRGASVIFVQADTSVEDEPAIALYTKLGTKEEVLHFDIAVENERST, via the coding sequence ATGTCCCTTTCAACTCCCTGTAGGATTCAACAGCTTACTTCTAGTGACCTATCAACGATGGACGCGCTGCTAGCCCTTTTCGGCAAGGTCTTTGCAGAAGCAGCCTATGTCGATAAACACCCAAGCGCTGACTACATGCGTCGGTTACTTGAAAGTGACTACTTCATAGCGTTGGTTGCATTCAAGAACAAGAAGGTAGTAGGTGGTATTGCAGCTTACGAATTGAGAAAGTATGAACAAGAGCGCAGCGAGATTTATCTATATGACTTGGCCGTCGCAGCAGCTCATCGACGCGAAGGCATCGCAACAGCCTTGATTGAAGAACTGAGAAAGATAGCAGTTATACGCGGCGCTAGTGTGATATTTGTCCAAGCCGATACTAGTGTTGAGGATGAGCCAGCGATTGCACTCTACACAAAACTCGGCACCAAAGAAGAAGTTCTACACTTTGACATTGCCGTCGAGAACGAACGTTCTACATAG
- a CDS encoding carbonic anhydrase produces the protein MKDLIKGLREFQSNYVPEHKELLQELARGQHPRVLFITCSDSRVQPELITQSDLGDLFVIRNAGNIIPPYGSTNGGEGATIEYAIKSLDIQHIVVCGHTTCGAMKGLLQVGELETTMPLVYNWLKHTEATRELVEEHYGYLPKAEKLSTLVAENVLTQIDNLKTYPSVRSHLHRGEVQLHGWIYNIVDGSVLTYDRANHSFMPLSSSTNEDIQDIPVAYQASGSSRLSQGQRDRIFRGSPAFYNQ, from the coding sequence ATGAAGGATTTAATCAAAGGACTACGCGAGTTTCAGAGCAATTACGTTCCAGAACATAAAGAGCTGCTGCAAGAGCTAGCTCGTGGTCAGCATCCTCGCGTTCTATTTATCACCTGCTCTGATTCTCGTGTTCAGCCAGAGTTGATTACTCAGTCAGATTTAGGTGATTTATTTGTGATTCGCAATGCGGGTAATATTATTCCCCCTTACGGTTCTACTAATGGCGGCGAAGGAGCAACGATTGAATATGCCATCAAGTCTCTAGACATTCAGCACATTGTGGTCTGTGGACACACAACTTGTGGAGCAATGAAAGGCTTACTGCAAGTAGGCGAGCTAGAAACGACAATGCCGCTAGTCTACAACTGGCTAAAGCATACGGAAGCAACCCGTGAGCTAGTAGAAGAGCACTACGGTTATCTACCAAAAGCTGAGAAGCTCTCAACTTTGGTCGCAGAAAATGTGCTGACACAAATTGATAATTTGAAGACATATCCTTCGGTGCGATCGCATCTCCATAGAGGTGAAGTTCAGCTCCACGGTTGGATCTACAACATTGTCGACGGCTCTGTTCTGACCTACGACCGGGCGAATCACTCGTTTATGCCGCTATCGAGTTCGACCAACGAAGACATTCAAGACATTCCAGTAGCTTATCAAGCCAGCGGGTCTTCTCGGCTTTCTCAAGGGCAACGCGATCGTATCTTCAGGGGCTCTCCTGCTTTCTACAACCAATAA
- the obgE gene encoding GTPase ObgE, which translates to MQFIDQAEIEVEGGTGGDGLTAFRREKYVPAGGPSGGTGGKGGSVILATNTNLQTLLDFRYAHRFKAKDGEKGGPKNRTGANGEDLIVEVPCGTLAFDLDTGELIGDLTEPNQSLVIAPGGKGGLGNKHFLSNRNRAPEMSQRGIGGMIRRVRLELKLLAEVGIIGLPNAGKSTLISTLSAAKPKVADYPFTTLVPNLGVVRKPTGDGTVFADIPGLIEGAHEGQGLGHDFLRHIERTKLLLHLVDGTALDPVSDYQTIQQELNAYGRGLVGRPQILAINKVDALLDEEIDEIASRLSLLTGEKVFRISAVSRQGTDELLQAIWQLLDETNQAIAAEAARAAQAVIDFNTPVLRP; encoded by the coding sequence ATGCAATTTATTGACCAGGCCGAAATCGAAGTAGAGGGTGGAACCGGTGGTGACGGTTTAACTGCCTTTAGAAGAGAGAAATATGTGCCTGCTGGAGGTCCTTCCGGAGGCACGGGTGGTAAAGGCGGCTCAGTCATACTTGCGACCAATACCAACCTACAAACCCTATTAGACTTTCGCTATGCACACCGTTTCAAAGCAAAAGATGGCGAAAAAGGGGGACCCAAGAACAGAACTGGCGCGAATGGCGAGGATTTAATTGTTGAAGTGCCCTGTGGTACTTTGGCATTCGACTTAGATACGGGTGAGCTGATTGGTGATTTGACTGAGCCCAATCAGTCGCTGGTGATTGCCCCTGGTGGGAAAGGTGGCCTTGGTAATAAGCATTTTTTGAGCAATCGAAATCGTGCACCTGAGATGTCTCAGCGCGGCATCGGCGGTATGATTCGGCGCGTGCGTCTAGAGCTGAAGCTATTGGCAGAAGTCGGCATTATTGGATTGCCGAATGCAGGTAAATCGACACTGATATCAACCCTTTCAGCGGCGAAGCCCAAGGTCGCTGACTATCCATTTACTACGCTCGTTCCAAACCTAGGTGTTGTTCGTAAACCCACTGGCGATGGGACTGTTTTTGCTGATATTCCCGGACTAATAGAAGGTGCCCATGAGGGGCAAGGCCTAGGTCACGACTTTCTACGTCATATTGAACGAACGAAGCTATTGCTGCACTTAGTCGATGGGACGGCTCTAGATCCGGTGAGCGACTATCAGACGATTCAGCAGGAGCTAAATGCATACGGAAGAGGGCTTGTTGGTCGGCCTCAGATTTTGGCGATCAATAAAGTAGACGCGCTTCTAGACGAAGAGATAGACGAGATTGCGTCTAGGCTTTCTTTACTTACCGGTGAGAAGGTGTTTCGAATTTCGGCGGTAAGTCGTCAAGGAACGGATGAGCTGCTGCAGGCAATTTGGCAACTTCTAGATGAGACCAACCAGGCGATCGCCGCCGAAGCAGCCCGCGCCGCCCAAGCGGTCATCGATTTCAATACGCCTGTTCTACGCCCATAG
- a CDS encoding DUF4168 domain-containing protein, with the protein MTLTWLRLRRTWLALAFGTLTLSQIGFLLADRDIPAAYAQSYSDDEVANYARAAASIETERLEAYELASNILTNAEGELSIVETPLSCTSTRLADMPDIPRDSRVELRDVLLAFCNSASQMAEENDLTPRAFNQMTAAHREDAELLDRIKDAIAAL; encoded by the coding sequence ATGACTTTGACGTGGCTTCGCCTTCGCCGAACCTGGTTAGCACTTGCCTTTGGCACACTAACGTTGAGCCAAATTGGTTTTCTTCTAGCTGACAGAGATATTCCTGCTGCCTACGCCCAGTCCTACAGCGATGACGAAGTCGCCAACTACGCTCGTGCGGCAGCCAGTATTGAAACCGAACGGCTTGAGGCCTATGAGCTAGCCAGCAATATCTTAACGAACGCTGAGGGCGAACTTAGCATCGTAGAAACCCCACTTAGCTGTACCAGCACTCGTTTAGCTGACATGCCCGATATCCCAAGAGATAGCAGAGTTGAGCTACGCGATGTGCTATTGGCTTTTTGCAATAGTGCCAGTCAGATGGCCGAGGAGAATGATCTCACACCTAGAGCGTTTAATCAGATGACAGCCGCTCACCGTGAAGACGCGGAACTCTTAGATCGAATCAAGGATGCGATCGCTGCTTTATGA
- the holA gene encoding DNA polymerase III subunit delta: MPIYFFWGEDEFRLKQAVENLRDRTLAPAWATFNYDRISPDAADAAIQGLNQAMTPPFGEGQRFVWLVDTPVAQRCSESTLAEMVRTLPLVPESTVLLLTSSSKPDGRLKSTKLLRKHADMREFLPIAPWQTDQLISQVRRVAQEMHLRLKPESAALLAEAVGADTRRLYNELEKLSVYWSSLGQVKTDPLPPEVITRLVAVSTQTSFQLAESLIAGQTDQALGLATDLLANNEPALKVVATLVGQFRRWLWVSLLAQQGEIDVKAIARAAEINNPRRVYILQKQVRGCAPSQFEKALSLLLGLEFSLKRGAPEQITLQTKVIEIAACFGA, encoded by the coding sequence ATGCCGATCTACTTCTTCTGGGGTGAGGATGAGTTTCGGCTGAAGCAGGCGGTGGAGAATCTACGCGATCGCACGTTAGCTCCGGCCTGGGCCACTTTTAATTATGACCGTATCTCGCCCGATGCTGCTGACGCTGCGATTCAGGGTCTAAACCAGGCAATGACACCTCCTTTTGGTGAGGGTCAGCGCTTCGTTTGGCTAGTAGATACTCCTGTGGCCCAGCGCTGTTCAGAGTCGACCCTAGCAGAAATGGTGCGGACCTTGCCTTTGGTGCCAGAGTCGACAGTGCTGCTGCTGACCAGTTCAAGTAAGCCAGACGGTCGGTTGAAATCGACAAAGTTGTTAAGGAAACATGCGGACATGCGCGAGTTTTTGCCAATCGCGCCCTGGCAAACCGATCAGCTAATTAGCCAAGTGCGGCGAGTTGCCCAAGAAATGCATCTGCGCCTAAAGCCAGAATCCGCAGCGCTCTTAGCCGAAGCCGTGGGTGCCGACACCCGCAGACTATACAACGAACTAGAAAAGCTAAGCGTGTATTGGAGTTCTCTGGGGCAGGTGAAGACGGATCCTCTGCCGCCAGAAGTGATTACTCGGCTAGTAGCGGTGAGCACCCAGACGAGTTTTCAGTTGGCAGAGTCTTTGATCGCAGGGCAAACCGATCAGGCGCTAGGACTAGCCACAGATCTGCTGGCCAATAATGAGCCTGCGCTAAAGGTAGTTGCAACGCTTGTAGGTCAGTTTCGGCGGTGGCTGTGGGTGAGTTTGCTGGCACAACAAGGGGAAATAGATGTGAAGGCGATCGCAAGGGCAGCAGAAATCAACAACCCCCGGCGAGTCTACATTTTGCAAAAACAGGTTCGAGGCTGCGCACCTTCCCAGTTTGAAAAAGCCTTGTCACTGCTGCTGGGTTTGGAATTTAGCTTAAAGCGCGGCGCACCCGAGCAGATCACCTTGCAGACTAAAGTGATTGAAATTGCAGCCTGCTTTGGTGCATAG
- a CDS encoding photosystem II protein, Psb35-related encodes MMTTILVTLFIAGWVAVALIGTQTYFLGEQTKPIHERNWRSESFEAIAVPITGQPTNYATRTPAYSGDAYSSRRLSSR; translated from the coding sequence ATGATGACCACAATTCTAGTCACGCTCTTCATTGCAGGTTGGGTAGCCGTTGCTTTAATTGGCACGCAAACCTACTTCTTGGGTGAGCAGACTAAGCCGATTCACGAGCGCAACTGGCGATCTGAATCTTTCGAGGCGATCGCCGTACCCATTACGGGCCAGCCCACTAACTACGCAACTAGAACGCCTGCTTATAGTGGGGATGCTTATAGCAGCCGTAGACTATCTAGTCGATAA
- a CDS encoding LysR family transcriptional regulator: MHATLHQLKVFEATARHGSFTRAAEELYLTQPTVSIQVKQLTKAVGLPLFEQIGKRLYLTEAGEKLLSTCQDIFTGLDQFEMSVADLKGMKQGQLKLAVITTAKYFVPRILGPFCKRYPGIDISLKVTNHQRLQESMLANEDDIYIISQAPTQPDLTIHPFLENPLIVLAPTSHPLARKQNIPIEALNNEAFIMREPGSGTRKAVEKIFEEHNVSVNVSLELGSNEAIKQAIAGGLGISVLSQHTIISEGTTGEFAILDVQGFPIERDWYVAHLAGKQLSIVAETFLTFLKEESPEMARRLLPGLGKVSLNGSEENGSGQGNSKTGSDTDGGAPTREPLTV, from the coding sequence ATTCACGCAACACTCCATCAGCTCAAAGTATTTGAAGCGACGGCTCGTCACGGTAGCTTTACCCGCGCTGCCGAGGAGCTCTATCTTACGCAGCCTACCGTTTCAATTCAGGTAAAGCAGCTCACCAAAGCGGTTGGCCTGCCTCTATTTGAGCAAATCGGCAAGCGACTTTATCTGACGGAGGCAGGAGAGAAGCTACTGTCAACTTGCCAAGATATTTTCACTGGCTTAGATCAGTTTGAAATGTCTGTAGCCGATCTAAAAGGTATGAAGCAAGGTCAGCTTAAACTAGCGGTGATCACCACAGCAAAATACTTCGTGCCCAGAATCTTGGGGCCTTTCTGTAAGCGCTATCCCGGCATCGACATTTCGCTGAAAGTCACTAACCACCAGCGTCTACAAGAGAGTATGTTGGCCAACGAAGACGATATATACATCATCAGTCAAGCGCCAACGCAGCCCGATCTCACCATTCATCCTTTCTTAGAAAATCCGCTGATTGTACTAGCGCCTACTAGCCATCCGCTAGCTCGGAAGCAAAACATCCCGATTGAAGCACTCAATAATGAGGCTTTCATCATGAGAGAGCCAGGTTCAGGCACTCGTAAAGCGGTAGAAAAGATATTCGAAGAGCATAATGTGTCTGTAAATGTGAGCTTAGAGCTCGGCAGTAACGAGGCGATTAAGCAAGCGATCGCAGGTGGATTAGGTATTTCTGTCCTTTCGCAGCACACTATTATCTCAGAAGGAACAACAGGCGAGTTTGCCATTCTCGATGTACAAGGATTCCCAATCGAAAGAGATTGGTATGTTGCTCACCTAGCGGGTAAACAGCTCTCTATTGTCGCCGAAACTTTCCTAACATTCCTTAAAGAAGAGAGTCCAGAGATGGCAAGAAGACTGTTGCCAGGGCTCGGTAAAGTCTCTCTCAACGGCAGTGAGGAAAACGGCAGCGGCCAGGGAAATAGTAAAACTGGCTCTGATACCGATGGAGGCGCTCCGACTAGAGAACCCCTAACCGTTTGA
- a CDS encoding geranylgeranyl reductase family protein — translation MPLYDCIIVGAGPAGASAAYHLSRKGHQVLLIEKAALPRYKPCGGGVSPQVAQWFDFDFEPVISQKVTRARYTWHLGEAIEVDLKAPIWMVRRNEFDHYLVQQAEKRGTKLLDKTKVVAVEFVSGGQTDTTRDDANRTDGGDQVDRWKVMTSRGETFEGQYLIAADGGRGPMAKWLGFGDRKASIAGAIEIEPKGEVENSHVVHFEFGLLKNGYVWNFPKRDGYSIGSGVFRTDRRKGKDLVAPMAEYASAFGVDGEAEPKFGHPVYIWKGNQRLHTQNAVLAGEAACVVDPLTAEGIRPSIFTGIKAAEAVSDAIAGNPSALAEYTDIIAEEIGREMKLATKLAKAFYAAPYLSYRTIMQQPSATWAMARIFAGELKYADMVQKALRRLSGGLLAKR, via the coding sequence ATGCCACTATACGATTGCATTATTGTAGGTGCTGGACCGGCAGGCGCGAGTGCTGCTTACCATTTGAGTAGAAAAGGACATCAGGTGCTGCTGATAGAGAAAGCAGCACTGCCCCGGTATAAGCCCTGTGGGGGTGGGGTTTCACCGCAGGTAGCGCAGTGGTTTGATTTTGATTTTGAGCCGGTGATTTCGCAGAAGGTGACCCGGGCTCGGTACACATGGCACTTGGGCGAGGCCATCGAGGTTGACTTAAAAGCGCCGATTTGGATGGTACGGCGAAATGAGTTTGATCATTATCTAGTACAGCAGGCTGAAAAGAGGGGAACGAAACTACTAGATAAGACGAAGGTTGTAGCGGTTGAGTTTGTTTCAGGTGGTCAGACAGACACTACTAGGGATGACGCTAATAGGACTGATGGAGGTGACCAAGTAGATCGCTGGAAGGTGATGACGAGTAGGGGCGAGACGTTCGAGGGTCAGTATCTGATTGCTGCGGATGGGGGACGTGGCCCGATGGCAAAATGGCTAGGGTTTGGCGATCGCAAAGCCAGTATCGCTGGCGCTATCGAAATCGAGCCTAAAGGTGAAGTCGAAAACAGCCATGTCGTGCATTTCGAATTTGGTCTGCTAAAAAATGGCTATGTGTGGAATTTTCCTAAGCGAGATGGCTATTCAATCGGTAGCGGCGTCTTTCGAACAGATAGGCGAAAGGGTAAAGATTTGGTAGCGCCGATGGCTGAGTATGCGTCAGCGTTTGGAGTAGATGGGGAGGCGGAGCCAAAGTTTGGGCATCCGGTGTATATCTGGAAGGGCAACCAGCGACTACATACCCAAAACGCTGTGCTAGCGGGCGAGGCTGCTTGTGTGGTCGATCCGTTAACGGCTGAAGGAATTCGCCCTTCTATATTCACCGGAATAAAGGCGGCTGAAGCAGTGAGCGATGCGATCGCCGGTAACCCTTCGGCTTTGGCTGAGTATACAGATATTATTGCCGAGGAAATTGGCCGCGAAATGAAGCTGGCGACCAAGCTAGCAAAAGCATTCTACGCCGCTCCTTACCTAAGCTATCGCACGATCATGCAACAGCCGTCTGCTACCTGGGCAATGGCTAGAATTTTTGCAGGTGAGCTGAAGTATGCCGACATGGTGCAAAAAGCGCTGCGGCGATTGAGCGGAGGGCTGCTCGCAAAGCGTTAA